The Planococcus liqunii genome includes a region encoding these proteins:
- the nadX gene encoding aspartate dehydrogenase, with protein sequence MNIGIIGTGNIASYLLEQINHKQLANGRVTAIFGRNQEVGQRLSEDFEADFYTDLKSFLNLPLDIVVEAATVEAAGIYVEDVVASKKDLVVSSIGVFKNIAFLEELTTLAESKGTQIFLPSGAIGGLDVLQSAKAAGGLERVQITTRKSPASLGIEADEERIIFDGSAFEAVGKFPKNINVALVLAIAGIGVEKTKVRIIVDPEIEQNTHTIEAEGDFGRMQLQVENNPMPGNPKTSLLAALSILSVLQNKDRALRIGN encoded by the coding sequence ATGAACATCGGAATCATCGGGACAGGCAATATTGCATCGTATTTACTGGAGCAAATCAACCACAAGCAACTGGCAAACGGAAGAGTCACGGCCATTTTCGGGCGCAACCAGGAAGTGGGGCAGCGTCTGAGCGAAGATTTTGAAGCTGATTTTTATACCGATTTGAAGAGTTTTTTGAACTTGCCGCTCGATATTGTGGTGGAGGCAGCGACGGTGGAAGCGGCCGGGATTTATGTGGAAGATGTAGTCGCAAGCAAGAAAGACCTCGTTGTCAGCAGCATTGGCGTCTTCAAAAATATCGCTTTCCTGGAAGAACTGACAACTTTGGCGGAATCCAAAGGGACGCAAATTTTCTTGCCGTCCGGCGCAATCGGCGGGCTGGACGTTTTGCAATCAGCGAAAGCAGCCGGTGGGTTGGAACGTGTCCAGATCACGACACGGAAATCGCCGGCTTCACTCGGCATCGAAGCAGACGAAGAGCGCATAATCTTTGACGGTTCGGCGTTTGAAGCTGTCGGGAAGTTCCCGAAGAACATCAACGTGGCATTGGTGCTTGCGATTGCCGGAATCGGCGTCGAGAAAACAAAAGTACGCATCATTGTTGATCCGGAAATTGAACAGAATACCCATACGATTGAAGCAGAAGGGGATTTCGGCCGGATGCAGCTGCAAGTCGAAAATAATCCGATGCCAGGCAATCCGAAGACGAGCCTGCTTGCTGCTTTGAGTATTTTGAGCGTGCTGCAGAATAAAGACCGCGCACTGCGGATCGGGAATTGA
- a CDS encoding phytoene desaturase family protein, giving the protein MANVKKSVIVIGGGLGGLSAAISLAQNGYSVSLYEKNDHIGGKLNRLEQDGFGFDLGPSILTMPHIFDKLFRGSGKRMEDYVPIKRLNREWRSFFPDGTVLDLFHDLRLMERANPSLSRKDMKEYYAFLKYAKKIYETTEDSYLGEGFDTAQEAVAQNGVIATLTGFDLTSTVYEAVSKRISNPHLRDMLSYFVKYVGSSPYQAPAVLNMMIYMQHAQGCWYVPGGMHKLGEGLTRLAKEEGVRIHTGQAVVRAHTDNKRQITAIELEDGSVKKADYYVSNMEVIPFYKKMVDAKPKYVENLEKKFEPASSGLVLHLGVNKTYPFLNHHNFFFPENLEDQMEKVFVKHELPDDPTIYLVNANKTDPAQAPPGHENLKILPHIPYIQDNPFTPDDYLKFEARVYEKLERMGLHGLRDHIVTRDVWTPHDIERTYGSDRGAIYGTVSDKKGNGGFKNKKESELYDNLYFVGGTVNPGGGMPMVTLSGQQVSQKIVKRDSLVKR; this is encoded by the coding sequence ATGGCGAATGTGAAAAAATCCGTAATCGTGATCGGTGGAGGACTTGGCGGTTTATCAGCTGCTATTTCTCTTGCGCAAAACGGTTATAGCGTTTCTTTATATGAAAAGAACGATCATATCGGCGGGAAATTGAACCGCCTGGAACAGGACGGTTTCGGCTTTGACCTCGGCCCGTCCATTTTGACGATGCCGCATATTTTCGATAAATTGTTCCGCGGCAGCGGCAAACGCATGGAAGACTACGTGCCAATCAAACGGCTCAACCGCGAATGGCGTTCGTTCTTCCCGGACGGCACCGTGCTGGATTTGTTCCACGATCTCCGCTTGATGGAGCGCGCGAATCCGTCGCTTAGCCGCAAAGATATGAAGGAGTATTACGCTTTCTTAAAATACGCCAAGAAAATATACGAGACGACGGAAGACAGTTATCTCGGCGAAGGCTTCGATACCGCACAGGAAGCTGTGGCACAAAACGGCGTCATTGCCACTTTGACCGGCTTTGATCTGACTTCGACGGTGTACGAAGCGGTATCCAAACGGATCTCCAATCCGCATCTGCGCGATATGCTTTCGTATTTCGTCAAATACGTCGGTTCGTCTCCTTACCAGGCACCGGCCGTCCTGAATATGATGATTTACATGCAGCATGCACAAGGCTGCTGGTACGTGCCGGGCGGCATGCATAAATTGGGCGAAGGCCTGACGCGGCTGGCAAAAGAAGAAGGCGTCCGGATCCATACCGGCCAAGCGGTGGTGCGTGCGCATACGGACAACAAGCGGCAGATCACGGCGATTGAGCTGGAAGACGGTTCGGTCAAGAAAGCGGATTATTATGTTTCAAATATGGAAGTGATTCCGTTCTATAAGAAAATGGTCGATGCGAAACCGAAGTACGTGGAGAACTTGGAGAAGAAGTTTGAACCGGCGAGTTCCGGTTTGGTGCTGCACCTTGGCGTAAACAAAACCTATCCGTTCTTGAACCACCACAACTTCTTCTTCCCGGAAAACCTGGAGGACCAGATGGAAAAAGTGTTCGTGAAACATGAACTGCCGGATGACCCGACGATTTACCTCGTCAATGCGAATAAAACCGATCCGGCCCAGGCGCCGCCGGGGCATGAGAACTTGAAGATTCTGCCGCATATCCCGTACATCCAGGACAATCCGTTTACCCCGGACGATTACTTGAAGTTTGAGGCACGCGTCTATGAAAAGCTGGAACGCATGGGCTTGCATGGCCTTCGGGACCATATCGTCACGCGCGACGTCTGGACGCCGCATGACATTGAACGGACGTATGGATCTGACCGCGGCGCCATTTATGGCACCGTATCCGATAAAAAAGGCAACGGAGGATTCAAAAACAAGAAAGAAAGCGAACTTTACGACAACTTGTACTTTGTCGGCGGCACGGTAAACCCGGGCGGCGGCATGCCAATGGTAACGCTGAGCGGCCAACAGGTGAGCCAGAAGATTGTAAAACGCGATTCGCTGGTGAAGCGGTAA
- a CDS encoding tartrate dehydrogenase: MQVHKIASIPGDGIGPEVMKEALKVLSAVEEIHGNLRFEVDSFNWNCKRYLETGRMMPEDGIAILAPYDAILFGAVGSPEVPDHISVWELILPIRREFQQYVNLRPIKLLKGIESPLTNKGVEEIDFIVVRENTEGEYSNSGGRLHIGTPHEVVVQNSVFTKMGSERILKYAYELAQKRESPHLSIATKSNALNFSMPFWDEVAKAIGNDYKNIEPKFYHIDALVAFFVSKPEIFDVVVGSNLFGDILTDLGAAISGGLGIAPSGNINPEKTYPSMFEAIHGSAPDIANKGIANPIAQIWSTALMLEHLEYPELAKAIVAGIEETLVDFEIRTPDLGGTASTSQFADKIIENIKKQA; this comes from the coding sequence TTGCAAGTACATAAAATTGCGAGCATTCCGGGAGATGGAATTGGACCGGAAGTTATGAAGGAAGCGCTCAAAGTATTAAGTGCAGTAGAAGAAATTCATGGCAACCTGCGTTTTGAGGTTGATTCTTTTAATTGGAATTGTAAGCGCTATCTCGAAACCGGCCGGATGATGCCGGAAGATGGAATAGCCATATTGGCTCCCTACGATGCTATATTATTCGGTGCAGTCGGTTCTCCTGAAGTTCCTGATCACATTTCTGTCTGGGAACTGATTCTCCCTATTAGAAGAGAATTTCAGCAGTACGTCAATTTGCGGCCGATTAAGCTACTGAAAGGGATTGAAAGCCCTTTAACAAATAAAGGTGTTGAAGAAATCGATTTTATAGTAGTCCGCGAAAATACAGAAGGTGAATATTCAAATAGCGGCGGGAGGCTTCATATTGGAACTCCTCATGAGGTTGTTGTTCAGAACAGTGTTTTTACGAAAATGGGCAGCGAGCGAATTTTAAAATATGCTTATGAATTAGCACAAAAAAGAGAATCTCCGCATTTATCTATCGCAACAAAGTCAAACGCTCTAAACTTCTCTATGCCTTTTTGGGACGAAGTGGCAAAAGCAATTGGGAACGATTACAAGAATATTGAACCAAAGTTTTACCACATCGATGCTTTAGTTGCTTTTTTTGTATCGAAACCGGAAATTTTTGATGTTGTAGTCGGCAGTAATTTATTTGGAGATATTTTAACCGATTTGGGTGCTGCAATTTCTGGCGGTCTTGGAATTGCCCCGTCAGGCAATATTAATCCTGAAAAAACATATCCGTCCATGTTCGAAGCAATCCACGGCTCTGCTCCCGATATTGCCAACAAAGGCATTGCCAATCCTATCGCACAAATCTGGAGTACCGCTTTGATGCTGGAACATTTGGAGTATCCGGAACTGGCTAAAGCGATTGTTGCAGGTATTGAAGAGACGTTAGTAGATTTTGAGATTAGAACTCCTGATTTGGGCGGCACCGCTTCCACTTCGCAATTTGCCGATAAAATTATTGAAAATATAAAAAAACAAGCGTAA
- a CDS encoding M14 family zinc carboxypeptidase: MFLKRRWASTVGVLSLCTALAMPVYAAEPVTKTTEHHHDNSISGFIDYQELQKSLKQIAASSKGVVQLDVAGQSHEGRDIYTARVGTGDKVLLVQSEIHGNEKTGTVAILNLLKTLSNNSKQSQQIREEVTVVFMPMMNPDASEADKRRNSLTWSEVVESYPQLAGAKPSWNYLDRGISQSYDYGANPGFDVNRDFNPNLDYVPKAQDFPGASNQPGWFINPESQTSRDVYKSLQDEFGNVDVFVDLHHQGLYYVDGTADPVTLSLSAQFVPDPSTPEGAKYAEYADGYNYDFSRQLNLLAYNELQSYGNSKFTNISLYEQGLDLPGTALGTYALNGSGTVLFEVRGQTQSLGQKEKGQLVKSVERGLSGIIEGVADGSVEQLDPEAYEDIPLTAYRPAF; the protein is encoded by the coding sequence ATGTTTTTGAAGAGACGATGGGCGAGTACGGTAGGAGTTTTGAGTTTGTGTACAGCATTGGCGATGCCGGTTTATGCGGCTGAACCAGTCACAAAAACAACTGAGCATCACCATGACAACAGCATTTCCGGGTTTATCGATTATCAGGAACTGCAAAAAAGCTTAAAGCAAATCGCAGCTTCCAGTAAAGGCGTCGTCCAATTGGATGTAGCCGGGCAGTCCCATGAAGGGCGGGATATTTATACCGCGCGGGTAGGTACTGGAGACAAGGTCCTTCTTGTTCAAAGTGAAATTCACGGAAACGAGAAAACGGGCACGGTAGCGATTCTTAACCTCTTGAAAACCTTATCGAACAACTCAAAACAATCCCAGCAAATCCGCGAAGAAGTGACGGTCGTGTTCATGCCGATGATGAATCCGGATGCTTCGGAAGCGGATAAGCGCCGCAACAGCCTGACGTGGAGTGAAGTAGTAGAAAGCTATCCGCAATTAGCAGGCGCCAAGCCTTCTTGGAACTATTTGGACCGCGGCATTAGCCAAAGCTACGATTACGGTGCAAATCCTGGATTTGATGTAAACCGTGACTTCAACCCGAACCTGGATTATGTGCCGAAAGCGCAGGACTTCCCGGGTGCTTCTAACCAGCCAGGCTGGTTCATCAATCCGGAATCGCAAACTTCACGTGATGTCTATAAATCCCTGCAGGACGAATTTGGCAACGTGGACGTCTTTGTCGACTTGCACCACCAGGGCCTTTACTATGTAGATGGCACTGCGGATCCTGTCACGCTTTCCTTATCGGCTCAATTTGTGCCAGACCCGTCCACTCCTGAGGGGGCAAAATATGCAGAGTATGCGGACGGCTACAACTACGATTTCTCGCGCCAATTGAACTTGTTGGCGTATAACGAACTGCAGTCCTACGGCAACTCGAAATTCACCAACATCTCGCTTTATGAACAAGGGCTCGACCTTCCCGGAACAGCGCTTGGCACGTATGCCTTGAACGGCAGCGGCACGGTCCTCTTTGAAGTCAGAGGACAGACGCAGAGCCTTGGGCAAAAAGAAAAAGGGCAGTTGGTCAAATCAGTTGAACGCGGACTTTCTGGAATCATCGAAGGCGTCGCTGACGGTTCTGTCGAGCAACTAGATCCGGAAGCGTACGAAGACATTCCGCTTACAGCTTACCGTCCGGCATTTTAA
- a CDS encoding sulfurtransferase, translating to MNDIPLIVTTEWLAERLDDPKLRIVDATVFMKFPEGGGPPSVESGQTSYEAGHIPGAVYADLVGELSDADSELPFTVPARKEFVAKLTALGIGDDTYTVVYDQNALVGEPTAASYWASRLAWQMRYEGFEQVAILEGGLQKWQAEGRELSTEEAAYPHANYTGKRHTDMLASKEDVQKAIDDEQTILINSLAPEEFHSGHIPNSQNIFFGLHADEETKALYGDEQLRALFAETGALDPNKKVITYCGGGIAATWNALILNKLGQHNVAVYDGSMNEWTSDPACPLVKSEK from the coding sequence ATGAATGATATCCCGTTAATCGTAACAACCGAGTGGCTCGCCGAACGGCTGGACGATCCAAAACTGCGCATTGTCGATGCAACCGTATTCATGAAATTCCCGGAAGGCGGCGGACCGCCCAGTGTCGAGTCGGGGCAAACTTCATATGAAGCAGGGCATATCCCCGGAGCAGTTTATGCCGACCTGGTGGGTGAATTATCCGACGCCGACTCCGAACTTCCTTTTACAGTGCCCGCACGCAAAGAGTTCGTGGCAAAGCTGACGGCACTTGGAATCGGCGATGATACATACACGGTCGTCTACGACCAGAATGCGCTTGTTGGTGAACCAACCGCCGCTTCCTACTGGGCATCGCGCCTTGCCTGGCAGATGCGCTACGAAGGATTCGAACAAGTGGCCATTCTTGAAGGCGGCTTGCAAAAATGGCAGGCGGAAGGCCGGGAATTGTCGACCGAAGAAGCGGCTTATCCGCACGCCAATTATACAGGGAAGCGGCACACGGACATGCTGGCATCGAAAGAGGATGTCCAAAAAGCGATCGATGATGAGCAAACCATCCTGATCAACAGCTTGGCGCCGGAAGAATTCCATAGCGGACATATTCCAAACAGCCAAAACATTTTCTTCGGCCTGCACGCTGATGAAGAAACAAAAGCGCTTTACGGCGACGAACAGCTGCGTGCCTTGTTTGCTGAAACCGGCGCACTCGATCCCAATAAGAAAGTCATCACTTATTGCGGAGGCGGCATCGCCGCTACGTGGAATGCATTGATTTTGAATAAACTCGGGCAGCACAACGTCGCTGTCTACGACGGCTCAATGAACGAATGGACGAGCGATCCGGCTTGCCCGCTGGTGAAAAGCGAAAAATAA
- a CDS encoding helix-turn-helix domain-containing protein translates to MDTRKVGELIYRLRKEKGLTQKQLAVQLNLSDRTISKWERGHGCPDIALLPSLSAVLGVNIENILGGELPLNDFVGGNMKKSNYFVCPSCHNIALATGNVSLSCCGRKLESLEAKKATAEEKLSLTESDQEWFVTSDHPMTKDHYISFLAFATGDQIQLVKQFPEWALQTRIPKRKHGKLLWYDTQFGLYYQLV, encoded by the coding sequence ATGGATACTCGTAAAGTTGGAGAATTAATTTATCGGCTGCGGAAGGAAAAAGGCCTTACGCAAAAGCAATTGGCCGTTCAGCTGAACCTTTCAGACCGGACGATTTCAAAATGGGAACGTGGACATGGCTGCCCCGATATTGCGCTATTGCCAAGTTTGTCTGCCGTATTGGGCGTCAATATCGAAAATATTTTAGGCGGCGAATTGCCGCTGAATGATTTTGTAGGAGGAAATATGAAAAAATCGAATTATTTTGTTTGTCCATCGTGCCACAATATTGCCCTTGCCACTGGAAACGTCTCCCTTTCATGCTGCGGAAGAAAGCTGGAAAGCTTGGAGGCAAAAAAAGCGACAGCCGAAGAAAAGCTTTCCCTTACTGAAAGCGATCAGGAATGGTTCGTCACAAGCGACCATCCCATGACCAAAGACCATTACATCTCGTTTCTCGCTTTTGCCACAGGCGATCAGATCCAGCTGGTCAAGCAATTTCCGGAATGGGCACTGCAAACTCGCATCCCGAAACGCAAACATGGTAAATTGCTGTGGTATGACACGCAATTCGGCTTGTATTATCAGCTTGTATAA
- a CDS encoding FadR/GntR family transcriptional regulator: MEFEKLTFSNKISTEIVSTIKNKLLDGTLKNGDKLPTEAEMVEQLGVSRTPVREAIKVLESIGVIQIKRGEGMFITNNPSHFSLNPLIFSLIMHSNNTQKLVEFRQHFEILMVNIIRAKWSKEKIERIEEVYKSQVKRLKPELSPEELAAIDLEFHYAVLEATENDFVIEIGRTIYELYKPKMIVAKQSTNIQQTLQTHKAYLDLLLQKDVVVSDKQIDKMIEYNQVWLESESDSNSKL; encoded by the coding sequence ATGGAATTTGAAAAGCTAACATTTTCTAATAAAATTTCAACTGAAATTGTGTCCACAATAAAAAATAAACTGCTTGACGGTACTCTTAAAAACGGAGACAAATTGCCTACTGAAGCTGAAATGGTCGAGCAGCTAGGTGTCAGCAGAACCCCTGTGCGTGAGGCGATAAAAGTATTGGAATCGATTGGAGTGATTCAAATTAAGCGCGGGGAGGGCATGTTCATCACGAATAATCCGTCCCATTTCTCGTTAAATCCATTAATCTTCAGCTTAATCATGCATAGCAATAATACACAGAAACTGGTGGAGTTCCGTCAGCATTTCGAAATCTTGATGGTGAATATCATTCGTGCCAAATGGTCCAAGGAAAAGATTGAACGTATTGAAGAGGTTTATAAGAGCCAGGTGAAGCGGCTAAAGCCTGAACTCAGTCCAGAAGAATTAGCGGCCATCGATTTGGAATTCCATTACGCCGTTCTTGAAGCAACAGAAAATGATTTTGTAATTGAAATCGGAAGAACCATCTATGAATTGTATAAGCCAAAAATGATCGTGGCAAAGCAGTCAACTAACATCCAGCAGACACTCCAGACACATAAAGCATACTTGGATCTTCTTTTACAGAAAGATGTCGTTGTCAGTGATAAACAGATAGATAAAATGATCGAATACAATCAAGTATGGCTAGAGAGCGAATCAGACAGTAATTCAAAGCTTTGA
- a CDS encoding DUF4181 domain-containing protein has product MELLLIWFVLVFGFSFLKSFLKKRFAIEQEERSGIPVRRFERWTAAVLMIAIIMLILFFVDAPEPFFFWVFIIFLTVNTAQVFLEWKFLKGSRKYQMSFVYFTATALALLVFIATIRWQIG; this is encoded by the coding sequence ATGGAACTGCTGCTTATATGGTTTGTCCTGGTCTTTGGCTTCAGCTTTCTAAAAAGCTTTTTGAAAAAGCGGTTTGCCATTGAACAGGAAGAGCGTTCAGGGATACCAGTCAGGCGGTTTGAGCGCTGGACTGCTGCAGTGTTGATGATTGCAATCATCATGCTGATTCTATTTTTCGTAGACGCACCTGAACCTTTCTTTTTCTGGGTCTTTATCATTTTTCTGACAGTGAATACAGCTCAGGTTTTCTTGGAATGGAAATTCTTGAAAGGTTCACGAAAATACCAGATGTCGTTCGTTTACTTTACTGCCACGGCTTTGGCTTTGCTTGTCTTTATAGCAACCATCAGATGGCAAATTGGATAA
- the nhaC gene encoding Na+/H+ antiporter NhaC, with translation MKNRQNEIETPFLLAIIPLITMIAVMAVTIIVFEGSPHVPLAVGSIVAAFIAWRLGYKWQDIEEGAYKGIRLALPAVLIIIVVGMIIASWIGGGVIATMIYYGLQIITPSLFLMTICIICGIVSLAIGSSWSTMGTIGVAGMGIGMSMGIPAAMVAGAVISGSYFGDKMSPLSDTTNMAAGITGTDLFDHIKHMTYTTIPGLVLALIVYFILGRQFGGGEIDQANIQSILASLNSSFVISPWLLLVPLAIVVMVMMKVPALPALIAGVFLGFMCQILVQGGNIGDAVNTLHDGFVISSGNEMVDNLFNRGGIEAMMFTVSLTIFAMVFGGILEHTGMLKAIVTQILKVAKSAGSLIAATILSAFFTNATASEQYISILLPGRMYARAYQDKGLHSKNLSRALEDGGTLTSPFVPWNTCGVFILATLAVHPFAYAPYAVLNYAVPIIGIIMAFVGFKVQFLTEGEMNELKVKQERVDRENELSEGV, from the coding sequence ATGAAGAACAGACAAAATGAGATTGAAACACCATTTCTACTGGCAATAATTCCATTAATTACAATGATTGCCGTAATGGCAGTCACCATTATTGTATTCGAAGGCAGTCCGCACGTGCCGCTGGCTGTCGGAAGTATAGTTGCGGCATTTATTGCCTGGCGCCTCGGCTACAAATGGCAGGACATCGAAGAAGGGGCCTACAAAGGCATCCGCTTGGCACTGCCGGCCGTATTGATCATCATTGTGGTAGGAATGATCATTGCGTCCTGGATTGGCGGTGGGGTAATTGCGACGATGATTTACTACGGCCTGCAAATCATTACTCCTTCGTTGTTCCTGATGACGATCTGCATTATTTGCGGCATCGTGTCGCTTGCCATCGGCAGTTCCTGGTCGACGATGGGGACCATCGGAGTTGCAGGGATGGGAATCGGCATGAGCATGGGCATCCCGGCTGCAATGGTTGCAGGAGCAGTCATTTCCGGTTCGTATTTTGGCGACAAGATGTCGCCGCTGTCGGATACGACGAATATGGCGGCCGGCATCACCGGAACCGATTTGTTCGACCACATTAAGCATATGACGTACACAACGATTCCAGGCCTGGTCCTGGCATTGATCGTCTACTTTATCCTGGGCCGCCAGTTTGGCGGAGGGGAAATCGACCAGGCGAACATCCAAAGCATCCTGGCATCGCTCAACAGCAGCTTTGTCATTTCGCCGTGGCTCCTGCTTGTGCCGCTGGCGATTGTCGTCATGGTCATGATGAAAGTGCCGGCGCTTCCGGCATTGATTGCGGGCGTTTTTCTTGGGTTTATGTGCCAGATTCTGGTGCAGGGCGGAAACATCGGCGATGCAGTCAATACACTTCACGATGGCTTTGTCATTTCTTCCGGCAACGAGATGGTCGACAACTTGTTTAACCGCGGCGGGATTGAAGCGATGATGTTCACGGTGTCGCTGACCATTTTTGCCATGGTGTTCGGCGGGATCTTGGAACATACCGGCATGCTGAAAGCTATTGTGACGCAAATCCTGAAAGTGGCGAAATCGGCTGGCAGCTTGATTGCCGCGACGATTCTTTCGGCATTCTTCACCAATGCGACGGCTTCGGAACAATACATATCAATTCTTTTGCCGGGCCGGATGTATGCCAGAGCGTATCAGGACAAAGGGCTGCATTCGAAAAACTTATCGCGTGCACTTGAAGACGGCGGTACATTAACGTCGCCGTTTGTTCCATGGAATACATGCGGCGTCTTCATCCTTGCGACGCTTGCAGTTCATCCGTTTGCGTATGCACCGTATGCGGTGCTGAATTACGCTGTGCCGATCATCGGCATCATCATGGCGTTTGTCGGTTTTAAAGTTCAGTTTTTAACCGAAGGCGAAATGAACGAGCTGAAAGTTAAACAAGAGCGGGTTGACCGTGAAAATGAATTGAGTGAAGGCGTGTAA
- a CDS encoding phytoene/squalene synthase family protein, which translates to MTAQMQMQEDFDYCESVIRRHSKSFYYAFSRLPEEKAQAVYAIYAFCRTADDSVDETSGKAAQLRELERLSTELDRFARGEHIDHPLWRALRVVFDTYDMDLEPFYDQIKGQRMDLSFEAPQTLEDVETYSYYVAGSVGRMLLPIIASQSKVDCTDAAVNLGVAMQVTNILRDVGEDFREKGRIYLPTEELERVGYRKDQLAHSEINEGFIQVWELMAKRAEALYDEFITCISNFDTDSQIPIVVSAQVYREILTSVRQNNYDCFKQRNFVTKQEMIRILTDSAK; encoded by the coding sequence ATGACTGCTCAAATGCAGATGCAAGAGGACTTTGATTACTGCGAAAGTGTCATTAGGCGCCATTCGAAAAGTTTTTATTACGCTTTTTCCAGACTTCCTGAGGAAAAAGCCCAGGCGGTTTACGCCATTTACGCCTTTTGCCGGACAGCGGACGATAGTGTGGATGAAACATCTGGGAAGGCAGCCCAATTGCGTGAATTGGAGCGGTTAAGCACAGAACTCGATCGCTTTGCGCGAGGTGAGCACATTGACCATCCGCTATGGCGTGCACTGCGTGTTGTGTTTGACACGTACGACATGGACTTAGAGCCATTCTATGACCAGATCAAAGGCCAGCGGATGGACCTTTCGTTTGAAGCACCTCAGACATTGGAGGACGTCGAGACTTACAGTTATTACGTAGCAGGTTCGGTCGGCCGAATGCTGCTGCCGATTATCGCGTCCCAGTCGAAAGTGGACTGCACTGATGCAGCGGTCAATCTGGGTGTTGCGATGCAAGTGACGAATATATTGAGGGATGTGGGGGAGGATTTCCGCGAAAAAGGGCGAATCTATCTTCCAACAGAAGAACTTGAACGGGTGGGCTACCGCAAGGACCAACTGGCCCATTCGGAAATCAACGAAGGCTTTATCCAGGTCTGGGAGCTGATGGCCAAGCGGGCAGAAGCTTTATACGATGAATTTATCACATGCATTTCAAATTTTGATACAGATAGCCAAATCCCGATTGTGGTGTCTGCGCAGGTGTATCGCGAAATTTTAACGAGTGTCCGCCAAAATAATTACGATTGTTTTAAACAGCGGAACTTTGTAACCAAACAGGAAATGATCCGGATTTTGACAGATTCGGCGAAGTGA